A stretch of Porites lutea chromosome 5, jaPorLute2.1, whole genome shotgun sequence DNA encodes these proteins:
- the LOC140938704 gene encoding acid-sensing ion channel 2-like codes for MPMLSGLLNKTGTRRVKEVVKDLESARKNMAQVNIHYASMTVEHIDQKKAMTFAALVGAIGGQLGLCIGVSIITLVEFLALLWRLIRPSKKLSNEVEDINHSGDINKQAAENK; via the exons ATG CCAATGTTGTCGGGACTCCTGAATAAGACTGGGACCAGGCGTGTGAAAGAAGTGGTGAAAGATTTGGAATCAGCCAG gaagAACATGGCACAAGTAAACATCCACTACGCGTCCATGACGGTCGAACACATTGATCAAAAAAAGGCGATGACG TTTGCAGCTTTGGTGGGAGCCATTGGTGGTCAACTTGGCCTCTGCATTGGAGTGTCTATTATCACGCTAGTTGAGTTCCTCGCTCTTTTATGGCGTCTTATTCGACCCTCAAAGAAACTGTCCAACGAAGTAGAGGACATAAACCACTCTGGAGATATTAACAAGCAAGCAGCTGAGAACAAGTAG